GGGACCGGTAACGAATTCAACGGCTTGTTGTTGGCTGGGGTTTAATCGCATGGGACTTTATGGCTCGACAATCTTAACGTGGGACAGGCAGTGTAGCAGAAAGCGCCGGCAAGATTGATACCCGTCGCGTCAATGCCGCCCTGCCCGGATAAAACGGGTATAATGCGTCCTCCACCGTAAGCACACAGGGTAATACCATGGCGAAGAGCGCATGCGCACTGCATATTTTGGTTGATAACGAGAAGCTGGCCAATGAATTGCTGGCCAAACTCAAGCGCGGCGTCAGCTTCGACACGCTGGCGCGCAAATACTCGACCTGCCCGTCGAAACGTAACGGCGGCTCACTGGGCGAATTCAACAAGGGCGCGATGGTGCCGGCATTTG
The nucleotide sequence above comes from Serratia rhizosphaerae. Encoded proteins:
- the ppiC gene encoding peptidylprolyl isomerase PpiC, producing the protein MAKSACALHILVDNEKLANELLAKLKRGVSFDTLARKYSTCPSKRNGGSLGEFNKGAMVPAFDKAVFSIPLLKPYGPVKTQFGYHIIKVLYRN